Below is a window of Sulfitobacter sp. SK012 DNA.
GCACCGCGCCGCCATGCCATCCAGATCAAAACGCCCCCAAGGACAAGCCCTTCCAAAAGGGCTTCGTAAAGTTGGGAGGGATGGCGGGCACAAATGCCGGCGATATCAGGGCAGTACTGCGCGGCCTGCGTTGGAAAGGCGACGCCCCACGGCAGGTCGGTTGGGCGGCCCCAAAGTTCTGCATTGATGAAATTTGCGATACGTCCCAGCAACAAACCAGGTGCAAGGCCAAGGCAAATCAGATCGCCAGTCGAGACACAGGGCAATTTGTTGCGCCACGTATAGATCAGTGCCGCACCGATGACCCCAAGCGCGCCACCGTGAAAGGACATCCCGCCTTCCCAGACCTGCAGAATTCGCGCAGGTTCAGAGAGATAGACGCCGGGCTGATAAAACAGCACATACCCCAGACGCCCGCCCAGAATGACGCCGAGGATGATCCACGTCAGCATGTCTTCGATCTGCGCAGGGGTCATTGGTGGCGTATCATCGCGCCACAAGCGATACGTTTTTGCGGCCTGTAATGCGACGCGCCATCCAATCAAGATGCCTACGATATAGGCCAAGGCGTACCAGCGAAGCGAAAAGCTGAAGCTGCCGAAAGCAATCGTAAAGATTTCGGGCGCGATATCGGGGAAGGGCAGCATTGCGATCATGCGCTGATTGAGCGCGCCCGCGCGGGGAAGTCAACCTTGCGGCAGGTCCGTTGAGACACCATATAGTGAATAAGCCAGACGGTAGGAGACCCGGACATGCAATCACGTAACAAGATTTTCGATGACATCAGCCAGATAATGACAAACGCAATGGGCGTCGCCCAAGGTGCGAAAGACGAGGCCGAAACAGCCATGAAGGGTCTGATGGACCGTTGGTTGGCGGACCGGGATTTTGTCACGCGCGAAGAATTCGATGCGGTGCGTGCGATGGCGCAAAAAGCGCGCGAAGAGAATGAGGCGCTGAAAACGCGTCTGGATGCACTTGAAGGCAAGTCTTGATCCAAGAGCGGTGCTGACGCGCCATTACATCGATTA
It encodes the following:
- a CDS encoding accessory factor UbiK family protein, which produces MQSRNKIFDDISQIMTNAMGVAQGAKDEAETAMKGLMDRWLADRDFVTREEFDAVRAMAQKAREENEALKTRLDALEGKS
- the lgt gene encoding prolipoprotein diacylglyceryl transferase yields the protein MIAMLPFPDIAPEIFTIAFGSFSFSLRWYALAYIVGILIGWRVALQAAKTYRLWRDDTPPMTPAQIEDMLTWIILGVILGGRLGYVLFYQPGVYLSEPARILQVWEGGMSFHGGALGVIGAALIYTWRNKLPCVSTGDLICLGLAPGLLLGRIANFINAELWGRPTDLPWGVAFPTQAAQYCPDIAGICARHPSQLYEALLEGLVLGGVLIWMAWRRGALKHEGRITGTFLAGYGLARFAVEFFRQPDAQFVTEGNPLGLAWQLAGYGLTMGQILCIPMIAVGAILIGRARSTT